The genomic stretch GTTTCAAAAGCAAAGTCACTTACGCTGGCAATCTCTACGATTGCGCGGAAGACGTCATTCACGCCATAGAGCAGATGACGAAAGAAACACCTAATTTGGCTTGAAGTATGCGCCTCTTTTCAACCCCTACCAGAAACCAGCAATGCGAAAACCAACCACCATTGAGACACTCTATCTCGATTTCGACGGGTTTTTCGCATCCGTCATGCAACAGGCTATGTCGCATTTGCGCGGCAAGCCTGTGGGCGTAATCCCGTTTGATACTTCGGCGGCTAATTCCACCATCGTTATTGCCTGTTCAAAGGAAGCCAAGGCGAAGGGCTGTAAGAACGTCATGCCCGTCAGGGAGGCGCGAAACATCTGCCCTGAACTCGTCCTCGTCACCCAACGCCCCGATTTGTACCGAAGGGCACACAACGCGCTTCTAAATGAAATTTCCTGCGAAATTCCCATCGAAACCGTGAAGTCCATTGATGAACTATGCTGCAAGCTCGATAGCAGGGACATAGCCGACCCTGCAAAACTCGCGCAGCGCATCAAAGCCCGCATAAACAAAAACATAGGCGATCAGATAACTTGCTCTATTGGCTTTGCCGCTAACCGTATGCTGGCTAAAATCGCTGGCAAAAGAAACAAACCCAACGGCGTAACTATCTGGCGGCCGGAAGACTTGCCTGAACCGTTATTCGCCCTGTCCTTCGAGGATATTCCGGGCGTGGGAAAAAGCATGACAGCGCGGCTTGAAAAAGCTGGCATCTTTACGGTGCAAGACCTTTACAACGCGCAGTCCAAGCATCTTCGCCGCCTGTGGAACAACGTGACGGGGGAGCGCATGTGGTATGCACTGCATGGCTACGAAATTCAGGCCGAGTCTACCGAACGCGGAATGTTCGGCCATGCCCGCGTTATGCCCCCTCAACACCGCACCATCGAACATGCAAAAGACTGTTCCCGCTTGCTATTGACCAAAGCGGCGTACCGTATGCGGCGCGATAAATTCTATGCAAGTTCCCTTTCGCTATGGCTGGATATGCGCGACGGTCAATGGGGTAAATGGCAGGAACTGCCTTGTGTGCAGGATGATTTGGCCTGTCTAGAAGCCCTCGGCGCTCTTTGGAAGATCGCCGTCATGACAATCTCGCCAAAGGCAGAGATTGTTCGCGTCGGCGTGACGCTGGGTGAACTTACACCCGTGACAGAGCGGCAACTTGACCTTCTCCTGAACGACGACAAACAACGCCAGAAGAGTGAGAAACTCACGCAAGCCGTAGATCACTTAAACAGTAAATTCGGCAAGCGTGTGGCAACTTTCGGGTGGTGGGTTCCCCCTCCAGGCGGTTTTGCCGGAGGCAAGATTTCCTATACCCGTATTCCTTCAGCGGAGGATTTCTGGTGAGCTGGAAGGATGACATGAAGTTGAGGGATTTGGACGACAGCACATTGATAGAGGCAACATGTGTGCGTTGCCTCTATATGTGGAAGCAAAGCCCCGTTCAGCTTCTTATCAAGGTCGACCATCGGGATGTTTATATGGTTGAAGTAGAAAAAAATCTTGCCTGCCCCCGCCCTAACTGTCGCCATGTTGGAACAAGGATTGCGCTTATCCGCAACCACGACACGAGCGGTTTTGTGGGTGGGATGCCGTGACTTTCGACCTATATAAAATCAAATGGAACAGCTAAGATAGTCCATCAGGTTCGGGAAATTAAGAGACAAGAAATAATGTGTGGCCGCTTCGCAGTAGTCAAAAAATTAGAGGAAATCGCTGCCTACTATAAGGCGCAGCTTGTCGATGGCGACGAATGGCGCGAAAGCTACAATATCGCGCCTACGCAGTGCGTCCCTGTTCTTGTCGAAACCGACAAAGGGCGCGAATTGCGCCTGATGAAGTGGGGCTTGCTGCCGCATTGGTGCAAAGACCCGAAGAAAGCCGTGTTTAATGCGCGTAGTGAAACTATCGCTGAAAACCGTTTTTTCAGTGATAGCTTCAAAAAGCGGAGGTGCATTGTACCCGTAACCGGCTTTTACGAGTGGAAAGTAATAGATAAGCAGCGTTATCCGACTTACTTTACACCAAAGGAAGGGCTGTTTTCCTTCTGCGGTATTTGGAGCGATTGGACTTCACCTGAAGGAGAGAAGATTAATACTTTCTCGATCATCACGACAACTCCAAATGATGTTGTCGGGAAAATTCATGACCGAATGCCAGCAGCGATTACAAGCAACATGATTGGCGCTTGGCTCGGCGCGAACACTTCAAGCGACGACCTAAAATCGTTTCTGGCTCCCTATCCTGCAAGTCAAATGATGGGCATTGAGGTTTCGCAGTATGTGAACAAATTTGCGAACCCCGGGGAAAAATGCATAGAGCCTATTTGATTAGGCGATCTTTCTAGATATTTCTCGGAACCAGTCAACAATCTCTGTATATGAATTGCGATTTTGCAATCTCGCAATAGTCATTTTTGCGGCTGCATCGTCATTCAACCAATGTTTAAGGGATCGCCTATCGAATCTTCGCTGACCTGTCAGATTGAAAATCTCAGTTTCCACATCGCAGTTGTCATCGAGAGTAAAGGCTAACGTGCCAGCATGTGCTGATAACGCTTCATTTATCGCGTCAATGTGTAGGTAGTTTTCAAGTTCGCGCTTTTGAGTCAAATAACCTCTCGACCCATCAGTACGGGCATTTACCGCGTCTTTTGCTGCCTGATACTTATAAGTGCCATCAGGTCTTTGCTGGTCTCTATCATAAATATGAATTTCAGGTATGGCGAGGTTTTTAAGATAACGTTGATTAACCCACTCTTGAAGTGTGCTTCCACCCAGAACAATAAAAGCAACTCTATGGTCATTAGCAATATCTGGAATAGTGGGGTCGGCAGCACGACACAATTTATTAATGTGCTTCAAAAATTGAATATCATGCGGACCTTCAACGCAGACTAAGGTGCGAACCCGTTTGTCGGGGATAATGCCAAGGTCGGTAGCCACATCCTTTAAAACATCATCATCCGCCACTTTAACAATACGCTGATTAGTTGCATTGGTAGTAACATGTCTTACAGAAGCGACAGGTATCAGAGAAGCGAGTGCTGGAACGTGGGTGGTTAGCAAAACCTGGCACCCCTCAACAGAGGACAAAGTTTGCAGAGCTTCTATAATTTTCCTTTGATTATTTGGGTGTTGTGCCGTTTCAGGCTCCTCAATCGCATAAATGATATTCACCTTATGATGGGCACTTTTCAGTCTTTCTGCCTCTGCTCTAAAGAAACTAAATAAGATAAGGCGGCGAACTCCACTACCCCGCTTATTGACGGGGATATTGTCGTCGCCGCTTAAAGTGATTTTAAATAAGGTGTCCCATTTAGGGTCTGCACGAAAATTTGGAAGTAGTTGCTCCGCTAGGGTGGCATCAAAGTCAGATAATTTATCTATAGTACGATTAGCAACATCTAATGCTCGTGCTTTTACCTTGTCTTTGACAGCGGCTAACTCATCCTGAACCTCCTCTAATGCTTGTTTAATAGCGACTTTAAGAGGGTCTTGAACTTCAAGATCTTCATCCGTGGATGGCCTATCCGCGCGAAAAAGAGCATATTCAGGAAGATAAGATGATAACTGTTCCCAAATAGCTTTTGCATCTTCTTTATCTAATTGAAGATCGGTTGATTGAGGATTTAAGTTAGTTTGACTTCCCCAAATGGCACGACGTAAGGCCACATTCGAGCGTGTATCAATACCCGTAGTTACTCCTAATGCATTCCCTTGAGTGCGTAACTCTGCATTTTTCTTGGCTAGAAGGTCGCTAAAACCCGTAAGAGTCGGATGATTAGCTACTGCGAATATTTTTCCCTTTTTTAGAGTAGCGTCGGAAAATTCCCAAACTTTGTGTAATTCAAGAAAGCCGTCTGCAGTTAATAAATGCTCGTCTGCGAGTGTTGTAACAGAAGTCTCATCAATAGTTAGTTGCGGCGGAAGGTCATCAAATACACAGCCAATTCGTAATTCACCAACATTACCGGCCCTCACGTTAATATCTGAATTATCAATCTTACCTAGAGGATGCTCAAAGAAAATTGCCAGAGCATCAAAAATGGAAGATTTACCAGCGTCATTTTTTCCAATGAAAGCAGTTAAAGCACCAATTGGAATACGCTGTTCGCCTTGATAGCCACGGAAATTTTTGATGATTATTTCTTTAATGAACATTTGATACTCCTAAAAACACAATTAGGTTTTAATACATCGTGTGTAAAAAGTCTCGCATATCTACTGCACACAACAGTATGCGCTTGTTAGAAAATATATGATGAAGTATTGACATAAGTTAATCGAAAGTGCTGATATAACAGCACTGCGCTGGCTATGTCCTGTTCAGGACATTGATCGCCACCATGACAATGTTCATCTGTCATTGCGCCCGTGAAACAGTCAGTCGTCCGACCTTTCCTGTTTCACGGTAGCATCGTATTCCGCGCCGACGTTCATCGGCGTTCTCGGTCTACGATTTCAGGAAGGCTTAATTGCAGACTTGATTGGAAATTTCAGTATCATTTTTATTGATAATTAAATTTTTGTGACACACAGGGTCTTCACACAGAACAAAGTCCTCTACTACATAAGAGTAATCATGATTTTTAAATGTATAATGTCCGTTACCGCCATTACCATCTGGTAAGTAATCCCCCACAAGGTTCAATTCTGGTTTTTCTGTAAGGCTGTCTCCCTTTTTCCAGACAAAGTAGCGTATTACGTCACCATGTCTTTGAACCCTAATACGTTTTGATTTCGTCTCACAAGTGAGCAGAAGATTTGTATAACCTCTAGCTTCTGAATTGATAGACTGCCCTTCTTTTTCTTTCGCTTCCTCGAAGATTTTTTCAAACGTACTAGTGTTATATTGAATCCTATAAACCTTTGCGTCTTTAAACCAAACTAAACCATTCACTAGCTGCACACCGCGCCAGCCAATTTGTTCCGGCTTGGCGGCCAAAACCTCATTAGTGAATTTTGCATCGAAAAACTCATCCCAGTGCGTGACAAACTCTTCGGGGGTTTTGATGGGCGTCAACGGATAGTCACGCTCTAAAGGATAGTAGATCAGATTAGCGACTGCCTTTTTATCGTCGTTTTTTAAAGCCTGTTGAAACTTAATTGCTGCGTCTTCATCGGCTTTGAACTCGACAGAAATCTGTTGAGCGAAAGCGGAGGATGTAAGAAAGAAAAATACTGAACACAGGACAAGAAAAAAGCGCATGTAAGAACTCGCACAATACGGGTAAAGGGAGGAAAAAGTGGTGCCTCTGGTCGGACTCGAACCAACACGCCATTGCTGACTACGCATTTTGAGTGCGTCGCGTCTACCAATTTCGCCACAGAGGCACGACTGTATTTTTATATTATACGGCGGCTTGAAGCAACTATAAAAAAGCCTTTTAAAATGCCTATTTAGAAGGTTTTTTTGTCTTGGCTTTAGTGCCTTTCTTGTTTTCGCTCTTTGCCCTCTTCTTTTCTTTCGGTCTAGGCTTCATCACGTTCACGGCTGCGGTATCAATGGCGTTAG from Alphaproteobacteria bacterium encodes the following:
- a CDS encoding ATP-binding protein; protein product: MFIKEIIIKNFRGYQGEQRIPIGALTAFIGKNDAGKSSIFDALAIFFEHPLGKIDNSDINVRAGNVGELRIGCVFDDLPPQLTIDETSVTTLADEHLLTADGFLELHKVWEFSDATLKKGKIFAVANHPTLTGFSDLLAKKNAELRTQGNALGVTTGIDTRSNVALRRAIWGSQTNLNPQSTDLQLDKEDAKAIWEQLSSYLPEYALFRADRPSTDEDLEVQDPLKVAIKQALEEVQDELAAVKDKVKARALDVANRTIDKLSDFDATLAEQLLPNFRADPKWDTLFKITLSGDDNIPVNKRGSGVRRLILFSFFRAEAERLKSAHHKVNIIYAIEEPETAQHPNNQRKIIEALQTLSSVEGCQVLLTTHVPALASLIPVASVRHVTTNATNQRIVKVADDDVLKDVATDLGIIPDKRVRTLVCVEGPHDIQFLKHINKLCRAADPTIPDIANDHRVAFIVLGGSTLQEWVNQRYLKNLAIPEIHIYDRDQQRPDGTYKYQAAKDAVNARTDGSRGYLTQKRELENYLHIDAINEALSAHAGTLAFTLDDNCDVETEIFNLTGQRRFDRRSLKHWLNDDAAAKMTIARLQNRNSYTEIVDWFREISRKIA
- a CDS encoding type VI secretion protein ImpB; the encoded protein is MRKPTTIETLYLDFDGFFASVMQQAMSHLRGKPVGVIPFDTSAANSTIVIACSKEAKAKGCKNVMPVREARNICPELVLVTQRPDLYRRAHNALLNEISCEIPIETVKSIDELCCKLDSRDIADPAKLAQRIKARINKNIGDQITCSIGFAANRMLAKIAGKRNKPNGVTIWRPEDLPEPLFALSFEDIPGVGKSMTARLEKAGIFTVQDLYNAQSKHLRRLWNNVTGERMWYALHGYEIQAESTERGMFGHARVMPPQHRTIEHAKDCSRLLLTKAAYRMRRDKFYASSLSLWLDMRDGQWGKWQELPCVQDDLACLEALGALWKIAVMTISPKAEIVRVGVTLGELTPVTERQLDLLLNDDKQRQKSEKLTQAVDHLNSKFGKRVATFGWWVPPPGGFAGGKISYTRIPSAEDFW
- a CDS encoding SOS response-associated peptidase, which encodes MCGRFAVVKKLEEIAAYYKAQLVDGDEWRESYNIAPTQCVPVLVETDKGRELRLMKWGLLPHWCKDPKKAVFNARSETIAENRFFSDSFKKRRCIVPVTGFYEWKVIDKQRYPTYFTPKEGLFSFCGIWSDWTSPEGEKINTFSIITTTPNDVVGKIHDRMPAAITSNMIGAWLGANTSSDDLKSFLAPYPASQMMGIEVSQYVNKFANPGEKCIEPI